The Desulfovibrio sp. G11 region TTTCTTCCTTGCGGGTGGAATATGCCACAATGCGTGAAAAATCATAGATGCGCAGACGTTCCACAGGCAGACCGTGAATCACGGACTGCACCACCTGATCCAGCCGATCGTACTGGGCGGGCTGCCGCAAGGAAATGCGCCCGTAGCCGAAAAGCGTGGGCAAGGCAAAGCGCCGGAAAATCTGGCTGTTGAGGTTTTCCACCAGCAGGCGGGCGAAACCCTCCTGCCGGGTCAGCAGGGTTTCGCGGGCTGAATTGGAAATGAAGAACGAAAGCACCAGACTGGTGAGCAGAATAATCACCAGCGAAAGCCAGGACAGGGGCCGGGCGTAACTCAGGGGCAACCCCTCGCCGGCATCACCCCGGGAGCCGGCCGTAGAGCCTGTCTGGCCGCAATCCTGGCTGCTGCCCGACGGCATGCCGCGGCCGCTTCCGGCCTGCGCCGCGCCGTCCTGCCCGCTTGCCGTAGCAATGGCATCAGGAGGCGGAGCCTGTTTTTTTCTAAAGAACGTCCACATGCCCTAAAACACCTGCTCCTGCAACGGTACGGCCATAAAACTGTCCAGATCCGTCTGTTCACGCTCATAGCCCAGCGCACCCAGACGGGCGTTGGCAAGACGTTTTCCCAGCTCCACGGCGGGCTGATCCAGAGGATTCACCTCCATGAGCCAGCCGGTAAACAGGGTGGCGGCCTCAAGCAGCAGCATGAAAGCCCCGGCAGACCGGGGACCGGTATCTTCCATATCCAGATGAACCAGCGGCACACCGCTCATGCAGAGCGCCATGCGTGTGCCAAGTGCCTCGGCCTCAAGCAGCGCGCCCAAAGGTTTGCCCCGCAGCCATGCCCATTTTTCCGGCAGATCCTGACCAAAAGCCCGGCCCGGCTGCTGTCTCCGGCCGGTAAGGAAAATGCAGCCCTTGTTGCGGCGACCGTCCAGAAACATCTGGTTCACAGAATGCTGGTCCGTAACGCCCGTGGCCGACACAGGCAGAATTCCCTGCCCGTCCTTGCCCAGGCTTTCGGCCCACAGCTGCGCAAACCACGGCCCGAAGGCGGCCCACCGGGGAACGTAGCAGAAAAGGATCAGTTCGCTGTAGTCCTGTATTTCCAGCGCCCTGGCCCAGCAGGCAAGGGCATAGGAAGGATGCTCACCCACACGGCGCGGTTTTTCCACCAGCGGCTGCGCCGCATGGGCCGCGCCGTCCAGCAGCGCCCGCCAGTCAATGCCCAGAAAGGCGGCGGGCAGCAGCCCCACAGCAGAAAGTACGGAATAACGGCCCCCCAGATGGTCCGGCACCTCCAGCGAGGCCAGGCCATAGCTCGAGGCCTCTTGCCGCAGATAACCGGACACGGCGTCTGTAACCACAGTCATGTGCTCGCGCCAGCCCTCGCCAAGGGCGTCCTGAAGCCATTGCCGCACAAGAAAATACTGTGCCAGCGTTTCAATGGTTCCCCCGGACTTGCTGATGCATACCACGGCCGTTTCTGCCGGATGCAGCGCAGCAAGCAGGGCTTCAAACTCTTCAGCGCACACATTGTCGGCAATCCACAGGCTGGAACCGGTGTGCCCCGGCCTGTCCTGCCCCGGGGCAAAGGCTTTCTGCACGGCGCGAGCGCCAAGGGCGGATCCCCCGATGCCCAGCACCAGCATGTGCCTGCAGGGTCGCATACGCTCAAGCACAGGCGGCAGGCCGCTTTCAAGCGAGGCCCGGTACGGCATGGACAGAAAGGGCAAAAGGCCCTGCGTGAGTTCGCGCTCCAGCCGCAGACCCATTTCAGAAGCCCTGGCCTGAAGGGGAGCGGCATCCGCCGTATTCAACCTGTGACTGTAGGCTCTCGACCATTCAAGATAATGGGACATAGGCTTCTCCCTTATACCGCGCCGCCCAGGGGGCAAAAGCGCGGCCTTAAAACGTGCGGAATGCACACACCGCCCTCGGGCAGATGCAGAGCACGTCCGTCACAACAGGCTCAGAGGCTTGGGGGCAAAAAAGCGGCGGCGTACGGCTTTGTAAGTCTGCGGGCGCACACCAAAGCGATAACGCCACAGCACACACGCCTCGCGTGCGGCACAGGCCCGCACTTCTTTACAGTCGCCCGCGCAGAGCATGCATTGCCGCCGGATGGCACGCAGGGCCTGACGGCCCGCCTCGGCCTCCGGCGCTGGGCATGTGCCGTCAGCCAGCAAGGCCAGGCGCCAGTCCCACAAAGGGCAATGCCTGTCGGCGCATGCCCGCACAGCCTTGCCGGAAGCTCCCTGGCATTCAAGGCAAAACTGGCGGATGGCCGTGAGGGGGCCGGTTTTTCCGGCTCCCCGTGCAGCGCGATCTATGGTGGGGGCGCTCAAGCGGTTTCGGCTCCACAGCATTTTTTGTACTTTTTGCCGCTGCCGCAAGGACAGGGATCGTTGCGCCCCACCTTGGGATTTTGCCTGCGGTACGCCTCGGGCCTCAGGGCAACACCATCCACATAAAAGATCTTTTCATCGTGGCGGGCAAAAAAGCTGCGCTCGCCCAGCTGGCGAGGGATGCCCTCCATTTCATAGTAGGCGTGAAACTCCACCACATCAAACAGTTCACCGTTTTGTCCGGCCGGCACGTCGCTTTCAGTCCGCCCCACATCCAGACGCAGCCACTGTACGTCCCTGGCCTGTTCCGTAAGCTTTTCCACAGAAATACCCTCCCGGTAATCCGGGTGAGTACTGTCGACAAGCCACTGGTAACGGCCAAGCACGTAGGCCGAATAGCGCGAACGCATAAGAGTTTCGGCATCGCCGGGCCATGCCGTGCCATCCATATAAGGACCGCAGCACTGATCAAGAGAATGGCCGCTGCCGCAAGGGCATTGCTGTTGCATGAAATCCACCTTGTTTTTAAAGCCCTCAGGGGGCGTATAACCCATAAATATTAACGCATGCCAGTCCGGGCGGCAAGAGCGTACAAGGGCCTGCTGCGCCTTTGGCTTCATAAAACCACAGAAGATTGATGACGATTGCGGCAGACGGAACGCATGGCTGCCGCAAAAACAGCATCCCGGCCCGGATCAGCGGTTGTCGTAGGCACGGGCCGCAGGCGCAGAATGCGCCCACGTGGCAGGCTGCGGCAAACATCGATACCGGTAACCGCGGCAAACACATCAGACACTCAACCGTTTTCTCCGTCGGCCCTGAGCCGCTCCCCCTGCCCCATCAATTCGCCATCAGTGCGTGGCATCAGCAGGCCCATCACGCAGGCATACCGGCTCGCCCATCGCTCTGGTCCACCCCGCTCTTTCAAGCCTGTCCCAGAAAACGCCGTCGATTGTGATTTAAATCACCTAAAGAACAACATATTGAAATAAAATATTATTTTAACATAACGCCCATAAACATCACGCTGCGCACCTGCAAAAAAACTGACTGTAATACCAGTTTTAAAAAAGGATTCAGACTCAGCCTGCTTGCTTGCCGAAAAAACACAGCAAAAAACTATGCAAGCCATACTGTAAAAAATACATATTAAATACACGTTGATGTAAAACATATTATCACACTATGAATATGCCTGGGCATTCAAACAGCAAAATGTATCTGAAAGCTATATTTTTCAACTGTTAAATCAAAACAGGTGCATTCTTATAAGAGCAGCTTGTGACAGAAATACTATATCTTATTAGTCAACATTTATACTTAACAAGCAACGATAGTTATATATTTTTTGTCACAAAAAATCGAAACCATGTTGACGCAGTATTTTTAATATAATAATCTTTTTGTATGGATTAATTGAGTCAGAAATTACATAATTTAATTGCCCTTTACCAATGCCTCCTGTACAGTGGGGCGTAACCGCGCGTGACGCAAGGGGGTTGTCATGTCGGCATTATCAGAACGTGAATACCTGGCTGAAGAAATTTGCGAACTGTATTCCAAGCTTGCCGGTGATGCGTATGCGGAAGACCTTGCCCGTGCCAGAGATCTGGCGCAGGCAGAAGCACCCCATGACCACTGGCTGCAAACCAACAGGCTGGACTACGAATCTCGCCTGTTTCTTTATCTCAGCGCGGCCTATGCCATGCGGTGTATGAAAAACGAACCCTATAAGTGTGCTGTTTTTATGCGCAACGCGGCTGAAGCTCTCAACAGGGCCAAAGCCTAGCTAAACGCGGAACCAGGGGAAATCCCGAAGCGCGTGCTCGGGATTTCCTTATATATTGTGCCCGGCGCTGGTTGTTTACCGGGGTAACATCACCAGGATTATGTCAGGAAGCAAGGATCCACCATGCGGGAAAAACACATCGGATTCAGAACCATTCTCACCAGCCTCTTGTTTTTGGCTCTCGGCATGGCACTGTCTTCAGGCGTGGCCTTCGGTGAGGAACGTATTCCCTTCACCTATCCGGCCTTCAGCGCCAAGAAGATGCCGCCGGTTTTCTTCACCCATGACCAGCATATCGCCTATCTGGAAGACAAGGGGCAAGACTGCACCGCCTGCCACCAGATGACGGACGACGGGCTGTCAGAGACGTTCTTGAATGTAAGAAACGTCGCTCCCGGCAAGCAGGTGGACTACCTGCATGCCACCTGTACCGAGTGTCATGTCAAGCTTGCCAAAGGCCCCCGCCTTGTAGACTGCCGGGTCTGCCACAGCGAGCGCATCGCATCTGAGTACGCCGCCAAAAAGTAGCCGGTGGCTCACTGCATTAAGGAAGAAAGAACGTTAGGAGGCAGAATCAGATGCTTGACTTTATTACCGGACCCCTGTTTGTCATTTCACTTGTCATTTTTACAGTAGGCATGCTGGCCCGCGTGTTTCTTTACGTGCGCGGCCTGGACTGGCGCCTTGAACGCATCGCCTACCGCTACCACACAGACCGCTCCATTCCGGGTGCCTTGGCGTCCATCTTTAAATGGCTCATCCCCGGCGGCACTGATGGCTGGCGCACGCAGCCCGTGGCCACTACCCTTTTTTTCCTGCTGCACTTCGGCGCTGTGCTGGTGCCGCTTTTTCTGCTGGGTCACACCGTGCTGCTTGAGCGCTATGTGGGCATAAGCCTGCCCTCGCTGCCCGGCACCCTGGCGGACATTCTTTCAGTGCTCAGCCTTGTGGCCATCCTGTTGCTGGCCGCGCGGCGCATGACCTCGCCCGCACTACGGCAGCTGAACAGCCGCGCGGACTGGTTCATTCTGCTTTTGACCTTTTTGCCCTTCGCCACCGGGCTTATGGCCCGCCTGGATACCTCGGCCTACCAGAGCTGGATTGTTCTGCATGTGCTGAGCGGCGAGCTTTTCCTTATTCTGGCCCCCTTTACCAAGCTTTCGCACATCGTGCTCTTTTTCCTGTCGCGTGCCCAGATCGGCATGGACTTCGCCATTAAAAGAGGCGGAGCTACCCGCGGCGGCGCTTTCCCCTGGTAAAACGGGCAACAGTATTATTATTTTCGCCTGATAAGGAGCGAACCATGTCCGAACTGCTTTGCACCCCCACTCCCATCACCACCAAGGAAGGCATCCTCGAGTTGCTGAAGGACAAGGGCGGGGCGCAGTACTACAGCCAAATGAAGGAAATGAAGGTCGACCAGGCAGCACTGGCCCGCGACCTGGAGCAGACCTGCAAATCGCGCACCCGCACGTGGCTCGACATCTGTGCCCACTGCGCCATGTGCGCCGACAGCTGCTTCTTTTACAGAACAAACAATAATGACCCCACCCAGATTCCCTCGTACAAGATACAGGCGACCCTGGGCGAGCTCCTGCGCCGCAAGGGCAAGGTCGACGCCGCTTTCATGATCAAATGCATGGACGCCGCCTGGGGCAAATGCACCTGCTGCAACCGCTGCGCCGTTTACTGCCCGCACGGCATCGATACCGGCGTCATGTTCAGCTATCTGCGCGGCATTCTTTTCAAGCACGGCTTCATTCCGTGGGAAATGAAGATCGGCTCCGGCATGCACCGCGTGTACGGCGCCCAGATGGACGTGAGCGAAGAAGACTGGCTCGAAACCTGTGAATGGATGGTGGAAGAGCAGCAGGAAGAATGGCCCGACCTCGAAATACCCGTTGAAAAGGAACATGCCGACGTCATGTATGTTCTCAACGCCCGCGAGGTTAAGCACTATCCTGAAGACATTGCCCTGGCGGCCATCCTCTTCCACGTGACCGACACCAACTGGACCGTGCCGCGCGAAGGATGGGAAAATACCTCACTGACAATGTTCGCCGGCGACTGGGAAGGCTGTGCGCAGAACGTCAAGCGTATTTACGCAGCTGTTGAGCGCATCAAGCCCAAAGTGGTTGTAGGTACCGAATGCGGGCATGCCCACCGCGCCACAGTTATTGAAGGCCCATACTGGGCCGGACGCGAGAGCGGTGACCCGCCGGTGCGCTTCATGCACTATGTGGAATGGGTGGCAGAAATGCTGCGCACAGGCAAGATCAAGATAGATCCGGCCAAAAAAATCAAGGTTCCCTGCACACTTCAGGATTCATGCAACTACGTGCGCAACCACGGCCTTGGTATGGCCACCCGCGAAATCATGAGCTATATTGCTGAAGATTTTCGCGAAATGAGTCCCAAAAGCGACCACAATTTCTGTTGCGGCGGGGGCGGCGGCCTCAACGGCATCGGCATTTACCGGCAGGAGCGTAACGTGGCGCTCACCAACAAGCTGGAGCAGATCAAGGCCACCGGCGCCGAAATGGTCATCACGCCCTGCCACAACTGCTGGGACGCCATCCGCGATATGATGGAAGTATATGAAGAGCACAACATCAAGTGGTCTTTCCTCAAGCCGATGCTGGTGGACATGCTGATCATACCGCCGCACATCCGCCATATTGCGCCTGAGTAGACTAAAGTGACAGAACCGCGGTTTATTTGTCCTTTTGCGAATCGCGGTTCTGCCCAAGGGCGCATCATGAACGCCCGTTGGCCGGGCAAGACATCCCGCTTGCCCGGCCAACAATAAAAACCCTTCGCAGCCGGATCGCTGACCACCGGCAACAGAAGAAAACCAGTTCTGCAGGCAGGGTCTTTTTACAGCGCCGCAACCTCAGGCAGTGGCGGCAGAAACGGCCCCCAGCAGCGCCTCACAAGTACAGGACTTGTTCAAAACGGGTATTCCCGTTCCAAAGCACACCGGTCTTGGCCCCACACTGGTGCAGACAATGGCCGGGATATGCCGGGTCTGCGGGTTCCTGCGCAAACGGCTGTACATGATGGTTCCCGACGTGCCCTCCAGTTCCACATCAAAAATGATGCAGTCAGGCTTGAGGCTGCGGACCATGTTCAGACTTTCATCACAATTACCGGCTACGCTCACCTGATAGTCAGATTGACGTAGAGCTTGCGACATCCTGCTTAGATTTTCGGCATCGCTGTCTACCAAGAGAATATGCTTTTGCATTGGGGCCTCCGAGTTCGGATTCTGATCTTCTGTGAACAGGATATTCAGCCTTACGGCGCGTGCCATGCCGTTGCGAAAGCCCCGCGTTCTGGCGGAC contains the following coding sequences:
- a CDS encoding response regulator, whose translation is MQKHILLVDSDAENLSRMSQALRQSDYQVSVAGNCDESLNMVRSLKPDCIIFDVELEGTSGTIMYSRLRRNPQTRHIPAIVCTSVGPRPVCFGTGIPVLNKSCTCEALLGAVSAATA
- a CDS encoding cytochrome c3 family protein, with protein sequence MREKHIGFRTILTSLLFLALGMALSSGVAFGEERIPFTYPAFSAKKMPPVFFTHDQHIAYLEDKGQDCTACHQMTDDGLSETFLNVRNVAPGKQVDYLHATCTECHVKLAKGPRLVDCRVCHSERIASEYAAKK
- the hmcE gene encoding sulfate respiration complex protein HmcE, encoding MLDFITGPLFVISLVIFTVGMLARVFLYVRGLDWRLERIAYRYHTDRSIPGALASIFKWLIPGGTDGWRTQPVATTLFFLLHFGAVLVPLFLLGHTVLLERYVGISLPSLPGTLADILSVLSLVAILLLAARRMTSPALRQLNSRADWFILLLTFLPFATGLMARLDTSAYQSWIVLHVLSGELFLILAPFTKLSHIVLFFLSRAQIGMDFAIKRGGATRGGAFPW
- the hmcF gene encoding sulfate respiration complex iron-sulfur protein HmcF produces the protein MSELLCTPTPITTKEGILELLKDKGGAQYYSQMKEMKVDQAALARDLEQTCKSRTRTWLDICAHCAMCADSCFFYRTNNNDPTQIPSYKIQATLGELLRRKGKVDAAFMIKCMDAAWGKCTCCNRCAVYCPHGIDTGVMFSYLRGILFKHGFIPWEMKIGSGMHRVYGAQMDVSEEDWLETCEWMVEEQQEEWPDLEIPVEKEHADVMYVLNAREVKHYPEDIALAAILFHVTDTNWTVPREGWENTSLTMFAGDWEGCAQNVKRIYAAVERIKPKVVVGTECGHAHRATVIEGPYWAGRESGDPPVRFMHYVEWVAEMLRTGKIKIDPAKKIKVPCTLQDSCNYVRNHGLGMATREIMSYIAEDFREMSPKSDHNFCCGGGGGLNGIGIYRQERNVALTNKLEQIKATGAEMVITPCHNCWDAIRDMMEVYEEHNIKWSFLKPMLVDMLIIPPHIRHIAPE
- a CDS encoding YchJ family protein, which codes for MQQQCPCGSGHSLDQCCGPYMDGTAWPGDAETLMRSRYSAYVLGRYQWLVDSTHPDYREGISVEKLTEQARDVQWLRLDVGRTESDVPAGQNGELFDVVEFHAYYEMEGIPRQLGERSFFARHDEKIFYVDGVALRPEAYRRQNPKVGRNDPCPCGSGKKYKKCCGAETA